In Carassius carassius chromosome 7, fCarCar2.1, whole genome shotgun sequence, one genomic interval encodes:
- the cnpy3 gene encoding protein canopy homolog 3 — protein MNVFICVVLFLVSAAVANKSGDDDWVHLPNKCEVCKFLSVEMKSAFEETGKTKEVIETNYRFLDDKGAPPIKYVKSDIRFIEVMENVCSRIMQYNLHKERDGSNRFAKGMSETFSTLHNLVNKGVKVVMDIPYELWNETSAEVADLKKQCDVMLEQYEEVIEDWYKGSQEEDLTTYLCEKHVLKGQDTGCLKENWAGKKGDMAAITEDKKKKKSKKKKGNDTEDGQKKEKVKKKKKKSKLTDTETSNRKTEDEEIQKKLPLNQDKTEL, from the exons ATGAATGTTTTTATCTGCGTCGTATTGTTTCTTGTAAGTGCCGCAGTTGCTAACAAAAGCGGGGATGATGACTGGGTGCATCTGCCAAATAAATGTGAAG TGTGCAAATTTCTTAGTGTTGAAATGAAGTCTGCATTTGAAGAGACTGGCAAAACAAAAGAAGTGATTGAAACCAACTACCGCTTCCTGGATGATAAAGGTGCACCGCCAATCAAATATGTCAAATC TGATATTCGTTTCATAGAGGTGATGGAGAATGTTTGCTCAAGGATTATGCAGTACAATCTACAcaaagagagagatggaagtAATCGCTTTGCAAAG GGGATGTCTGAGACATTCTCAACCTTACATAACCTGGTTAATAAAGGCGTGAAGGTGGTCATGGACATTCCTTATGAACTGTGGAATGagaccagtgctgaagtggcagATCTCAAAAAACAA TGTGATGTGATGTTAGAGCAGTATGAAGAAGTCATTGAAGACTGGTATAAAGGCAGCCAAGAGGAAGATCTCACCACTTACCTGTGTGAAAAACACGTACTGAAAGGACAAGACACTG GCTGTCTTAAAGAGAACTGGGCTGGGAAAAAGGGAGACATGGCAGCTATCACAGAggacaagaagaaaaagaagagcaaaaaaaagaaaggtaATGACACTGAGGATGGGCAGAAAAAGGAGAaggtgaagaagaagaagaaaaagtccAAGCTGACTGACACTGAGACCAGCAACCGGAAAACTGAAGATGAGGAGATCCAGAAGAAACTTCCTCTTAATCAGGATAAAACTGAACTCTGA